The Desmodus rotundus isolate HL8 chromosome 2, HLdesRot8A.1, whole genome shotgun sequence region TGCACAAAGGGCACTCTGGGCACCGCGAGCCTCCTCTCTCCTGCAGGAAGCAGGGTTCAAGGGAAATGCGCTTGGTGAAGGAGCTTCTCCGTCCCATTGAGTGAGGGAGCTTAATGGTCCGTGCCGATGAGCAGGGTTTCAACTCTGCCATAAGCAGCACCCTAATCATTATTACTGTTCTTTCGATCAGACCCTCAAAGTAGCGTCTGTCGCTTAATGTAAGCAACATGGAAATCCCTTTGGCTCcatcttaaaatttctttagaTTTCTGGGTACctaacttaaacatttttttttttacaaaaacataacTCATTAGTCATTATTTAAGTTGTGTCATTAGGtccaaatgtttgtttttattgaataaaagTACAGCAGAAGTCTATGAAAGGTCACTTGGATTcggaaaaaaacagaatttcttACCTCAATGAAAAgatcaacataaaaataaattcaatgtaagTTAACCAGGTTCCCAATGTTGAAATGTTCAAGAGACCTACATGTCTAGAACGCTGTCAGTACTAAGAGAGCTTGTGCAAGAAAAGCTCAAAGAAGGGATAGTTTAGAAAGCTATTGCTAAGTGCTCTCTACTTAATGTAGACAAATAACTTAGTGGTTAATTCACCTTAGGCCACAATTACAACAAACTAAAAGCAAAAAAGGATTCTACAAATTCCTATCAGTGCTGACTAATTTCAGTATTGCTTTCTAAAACAAAGCCCTTCGTGGGGTtatgaggaaataaaatcaaGTGGTATAGAAAGAACTCCATGTTAGTTTAAAAAACTATACTTCATAATGACATTGAGACATTCgttttttatgttctttcttttttttgtgagacattatagtctttttttttaactgtgtcatttatttttaaaaggcagaagaaGATGACTAAAAGAAGTGAAGTCGAAGTATCTTATTTTAGACTTTTTACTAGGAAAAGAGAACCACAAAGAGAAAGTTAAAAGAAGCAGAAGTCAGTAAGGACAGCGATGTAGGTGCAATGTTTTCCTATAGCTGAAGTTATGTGGTTACTCTTAGGCGCAGATGAAACACAAAATTAGTTctcctttccttgtttcttttgaaTCTTTGTGGCATGGTAGACAGTTTTGATAGAGTATTTTCATTCCTCTTATTGACTGATGATGCGTCCACCTCTTTGCAGCTTCTCCTTCTCATTTTACAGTTTAGGAGTTCAGAGACCGAAGTTATAGTTCTAGCCATTCTCTGACAAACGGCCTTATGTGTGATACCTAACCTACTTGGCTCACAGAAACagtttaataattaaattacatCAATATTACCCGaacacttttcaaaaatttttgaaatgatctAATTGGAAGTGtgttgttgatgatgatgatggcttTGCCCTGATATTTGAGAGGGCCCAAAGACTAATCTGGCTATCGCCAGAAATCTGGGGTTGGAGTGGAAACTTCTTCCTCCTGGAGCCGAGGACTAAAGCAGCATGGTGGAACAGGGTGGCCTAGGCGTCAGTTCCAGAAGCAGCACTACCTCCATCTTGAGCTGCTTACCCTGCATTTCCGAATTTGTTTCCTCgcctataaaatggagataatttcatggtaaggtttaaatgagataaatatttaCAGATCCAAACATAAATCATAGCCATTACTGTCATTCCTACCTGACTTGGTCACCTGGAAATCCCAAGGACTGTGGGTTTTCTGAGCATATTCTGAATATTGTCGGGTCAACAGGCTACCCACCTGCAGGGCGCCCCAGAGGAGTCCATAGTGGCCCAAACACAAAAGACGCAGCCAGAATTCATGCCTCTTACAGCTGGAGGATATGAGTAATATTTATAAGTTACAAAACTTTTCTGGTAAGTCCATAAAAAAATAAGCTCTCGTCAGTATGTCATTTCCAAGGAATCGATGACTGAATTTCCAGAAAAGTAGTTCTGGGTGCTGTGACGTCCTAGACCCCCCAGACAAGGAAGccctagaccagtggttctcacctTGGGGTGATTTTGGCCCCCAGGGACacctggcaatgtctggagacatttttggttgtcacagctggggagATAGTGACACGGTCGTCTCATGagtagaggccaagggtgctgctaaacatcctgcgATACACAGGACAAATAATTTCCCGGCCCCAATATCGAatgtgctgaggttgagaaaccggTGCCTAGAGACTGGCAGTGCATCCAGTCCGCAGCCCCTCACAAGGTGAAAACCATCGATGCTGCCATCGTGATACAGCTCTTCCTGTGTAGGAGGCATTTAGCCACTTTATTTTATCAGGTACTCTCCAAGGTagctattttctctcttttacaaATAGGAAACTAGAGGCTAAGAAATGACAAGGAATTTGCCCAGTGGCCTTCTAATGATAGAGGAACTGGGACTGGATCTCTGCTGCCTGATTCTGAGGCCTGAGCTCCTAACCCTGCTCTAcactgtgcacgtgtgtgtgtgtgtgtgtgtgtgtgtgtgtgtgtgtgtgtgtgtgtgtggtctgagCCCTTGTGACCTACTAGCAAAGTGGCTAGTGTTTATTTTGGTTTAAGAGAAATTTCTCTGGCCAGTTCGTCAGAGGCTGTATGTCGAGTGCCGCACCTGTCCTCCGGCACTGTGGCCTTGGGGCTGCAGATCTGCTCCCCTATACTTTGTTCTCAACCCAAGCAACTGAGGTCAGTGCCCTGAGCCTCTGAATCGCTGGGACTAGGGAGCCATGTGGAGGTGACCACAGGGACAGAGTACAGTCGAGGCAGCCCTGTTAGTTGCTGTTACTCATTTACTTCGCGGTGATCAATGAACCAATGGGCCATCATTCAGCCTCTGGGTACACAAGTCATGTTCCCAATGACTCTGACAAGGGCTCTGGTCGTAGCTAAAATACTATTAGAGGGCAAAGGTATGTATTGGTTTGTGGCTGATTTGGTCCAATGACCTAGAGGAAAGTGAACCTTAGGGACTGAAGAAGAACCAGTATTTTCAAACAATAATATTTGAGGTAAGAGCAGGTTTTGCAAAACTGTAGGTCAAGGTTGGCAGTCCCTTGGCTTCAGGCTTCAGGCTGGGACGCCTGCATCTGAAATGACTCTTAGCCCAGACGTAAAACTCATGTAGACAGCACAATTTAATGTGAGTCCATCCTTAACAACTAAACAGCTCCCCTCTGTTAGCTTGTGAGCAGATGAAAAATGGGTTTCACTAGAGGAGTAGAttgacagggagagggaagggaagggaggggaaagggaggggaaaaggaagggaaagggataGCCTGACTGCTTTGGtctgagcttttgtttttgtgcaGTAGTTGTGGAGGTGAACCTACCAAAAAGTACAACGCAAACAACTTGGTGCCCAGAGTCACTAGATTCTTACTTATTTTGTGCATGGGACTCAAAGCAATCCAATGAAACTTTTCTTaggaaaaagttttcatttttgcttgccaaattttcaacattttactttgaaataattgaGAACTTATGGAAAAGTTCAAAGAGTAGTACAACCTAGATTTcctaaatattaacatttaaccacatttctattttcattatctttcatatatgtgtgtgttaatgtttatttatttatatacatattcataatattttctgaaCAAATTGAGTGTAAGTTAAAGACACAGTGCTActtaatctttaaatatttcatgtgtaTTTCTTAAAAAGCAGGACATTTCAACATACTCAGAGTAAATTATCAAAATTGAGAAACTAATATTAATGCAACATTTTTTTCAGATCTGAATCAAATTTCACTAGTTGACCTAATAATGTTCTttctggcaaaagaaaaaaatggttttctGGTCCAAGATCACATGTTGCATTAGGTTATCACATCTCTTTAGTCTCCATTTATCTGGAATAgtcctcagtcttttttttccttcatgactTTGACATTTTGAAGAGTACAGGCCAGGTACTATGTAGACTGAAAGATGTGTCCCACACACGATTAGCTTCTGCTTAGGCACAGGAGCGCTCTGTGTCCTCCCCCGTGTGGCACCTGGAAGAGTCCtcagtgtttcttttccttcGTGACCTTGAGGTTTATGAACAGTGTGCCATACCAGGAGCCACATGGCCTTGGTTTGTCGCATAACTACTGGTGTTAATTTTCATTACATAtgtagatattttaaagaaattttatatttataaattctgGTAGTATAGTGTTTTGCTTGAGTCTGGCCTTgataaataatgatttttttaaatgttctcaaaatttctttttgatGTGCAAGGCCAGTAACATCATCCAAACCACTTAGCAGTGATTAATTAAGAGCACTCTCAGTGAAAAACAACTTACAGATATTTAACTCCCATAAAGTCAACTCAAACTCTAATTTTCCTCTGGCTTAGCTGTCTGTCTTGCCTACCTTCCTTGAGCTTTTGTCATCTGCGGTCTTTGGACACACGTTCTCATTGCTCAGGTGCTTTCATGTATTCCTAAGCTTGATACCCTTTACTCAGtggctcaatttttaaaaaccctcactTCCAGGGACACTTCTCTCTGAAGCCTCTCTAGTAGAGCGTGGACTAACTATGGCATGTATTCCCTGTATAGAGTCTGTAGGCTTCATTTCCATTCGAATCCCGCAGAAGTTATCTTAAGAAGGCAAATACTCACAGGCTTCAGTATGTTCTCGAGCAGGGAGTGGAGCCTTCCTGTGTTGTCATGTCTGGGCGGGGGCGAGCAGAAGGGGCGAGACAGGAAAACACTGGCTTGCCTTTGTGAAGCCTTCACAGATAAGTTGGTTCAGGTGGTTATGTGTTGGATTTCTCCACAGTGAAATtactattgctttttttttttaagttagtatGCATCTTATGGGGAGGTTGTTCAAGATTCTATAATTATTGTTTCTCACCTGAGTTTCACCCACTTGTGTTAGCACCCGTTGATCATTCTTGATTGAAAATATTGATTCTATGTTAGATGCCAAGTGGCGGTTTTCTAATTCCAtcattccttttacatttattagttggaatattagtttttctgtaaaatgaggcaaaTAATGTGCCCTGTCTAATTCACAAGGTTGTTGAGAGGATCAAATGTGTCCCAAGACACATTTGCCTTTTCCAAATAATGTTCGTGGGATTTGAATTGCAATGAAGCCTACAGAATCCATTCAgggaatatattcaatatttagtTATTCAGTAATAATTTATCAAGGTCAGGCTTAAGCAAAACACTACACTAGatgaatttataaatatgaaatttcCTTAGAATGTCTACATATGTAATTTTGTAAGAGTTAGTTACATCATcccaaaattatacattttaatgtatttacatatttgtGAAGGGGAAACCCTGCTGCAAGGatattgattttcaacaaatcaGTAGTAACCCCTCACAGGAAAGGTTTGGGGAAACCGTACCCGGTGATTAAGCCAGGAGAGTCTAAAAAGCTTGACTGCTTTAGAAGTAATCCTAGTCATACCACAACAATCAACTAGTGTGCCCGAACCAACCATGTTTTAACATTTACCACTGACTAATTTTTATCAATTGACAATTCTTTTACTCTTTGTTTCTTTAGCTATCAGTCTTTtatcaggaaaaaatgaaagcagaaccTAAATTTTCCTTGAGAAGTAAAGAAATATATTACATCGAggtattttttatcttaaatgatCTGTTCTTTATAAAGCAGTAGAAATAAAATCGTGTGTGTGTGGGCACATGTGTGTACGTGGAATTCTGTCTGTGTGTGCTTATGTTccttattagaagaaaaatatttacatacacaaggaaaacactagaaaaaattaccaaaatactAAAAAGCAAATGTGATAgtcagtacttttaaaaaatttttttctctatttgctaaatattttttacCATGAGCACAAGTCACTTttacaagcaggaaaaaaaatgaacgaTTTTTATAAATGATGCgaaagaaaagccagaaaatcattttaaaaaaaaagaaagtccaaagtttataaaatttCTTGGCCTTGCAAGTACTTTTTGAACACAGAGTCTATAAACAGCCACGATTCCAGAAGCATCCATAGTCCTATCTATCCAttgttctccatctatgaagCACTCAGGGCCTCTCTTGATTCTAAGTGTGCGTCTAGATCAAGAGTAAAGATTTGTACACCTAGGGCAATGCGAGGGAACGGTCTGAGGCGAGGGGAAGGAAATAAGGTCTTTCTCACATCTGTTGTTCTCTGTGGCCTCTCTTCCTTCCACAGGCAGAGAAAGCCAATGCACACCCAGCTGAGGCTGCTCCTACGTGGGGTGGGCCCTGACAGTCTCCTCCCCCGAGCTGTCCTGCAGCTGTGAGTCCGGAGGCCTGGGCTCCCGTGATGCTCAGCCCTGAGGCAGCAGGCAAACGCCCTACAGTTGTTGCTCACTTCCTCCTGCCGGATTGAAGTATCTCAAGATCGTCCACCCTGGGTTATAATTAATGCTTTGATGgttctaattttaatttcctttctaatTTTGCACACTCAGGACAACATCTTATTCTACTATTCAAGAAAGAAGTGACCTTGTCATACACAGGAAGACAATGCTCTTTTGGGTGTTAGCTCTCCTAATCTTTTGTGGTTTCCTGTGGAATTATACAAGACAACTAAAGATTGCAGACATCACCGATAAGTATATTTTCATTACTGGGTGTGACAAAGGCTTTGGAAACTTGGCAGCCAAAACTTTTGATCAAAAAGGATTTCGGGTAATTGCTGCCTGTCTGACCGAATCAGGAGCGACAGCTTTAAAGGCAGAAACCTCCAAGAGGCTTCACACGGTGCTTCTGGATGTCACTGACCCAGAGAAAGTCAAGCAGACTGCCCAGTGGGTGAAGCACCAAGTTGGGGAAAAAGGTAAAGGACATGGGGCTGGGGGTAATGGAAGGGGTGCTATGAAGTAactaaaactaagtaaaatgcATTTGGGTATTAAATAGCCTTTCAAGAAAATGCCTCTTACTAAATATAAGCTACACACTGGATAAGACTGGAGAAATCTCAGGTTAGCCCCTGAGTAGTTCTTAGTTGCAAACTCTTTGTGTGCACGAGAGACACAGCCTAAGTCATCCCCAGTCTCAGGTCCCGGTGGGTGAGTTTAGAAGTGAGATGGAGGTTTGACTTTTCCCGGTCTTCTCTGGTGAAGCGCTACACTAGCCGCACACACAGCAAAGGAACTGGGGGCTAAAATCTACAGGAGAATATGGAACAATCCCCAAATTGCCATCTGGATGCTTGAGACCTCCTTCTCCCTATAAAATGGTTGTAGAGCTTATACATTTTCGATGGGAAAGGTAGAAAATGGCCTGAGAATTTGAGTACAGGCGTCTTACATAGTCACGATAGGGTAGTGAGCCATTGGACCCCATTCTGCATGAGATTCTGCTGCGATGGCAGCATTCCAGACTACAGGGCTTTTATAAGCCAAGCAAATGATGGGACTTTTTACCAAAACTAAACGTGAAGTAGATTGATGTTGCTCTTTGTCCACATAGAACAGTTTGTCAATATTCTTTGGCCTTGCCATCTAGCAATATAAGAAAAATAGGCTAATTTACTTTACATCTGAGATTAAAAAGCAAAAGGTCTCACTGAATTTAGCATTTGACATTCAGACCCAGAGAACAGAATAACTGTGATACTGGCTTCCAATAACAGAACTTTAATTACTTCAGTTTAACCTCCCACCCTTTCTGCTATCACTTCCCAAAACTGCAGAGTATTTCAACTCAGGAGTATGActagaggaggaaatggaaccGTTGCGTAAAGCTCTATTTGCACAAAGGATGCTTCTAACACGCTTCCTTTCTTTGCTCTCTGCCCTAGGTCTCTGGGGTCTGATCAATAACGCTGGTGTTCTTGGCGTGCTGGCTCCCACAGACTGGCTGACAGTGGAGCACTACAGAGAACCTGTAGAAGTGAATCTGTTTGGACTCATCAATGTGACATTAAATATGCTTCCCTTGGTCAAAAAAGCTCGAGGGAGGGTCATCAATGTCTCCAGCATCGGGGGTCGCCTTGCATTTGGCGGAGGAGGCTATACTCCATCCAAATATGCAGTAGAAGGCTTCAACGACTGCTTAAGGTaaagcacacattgatgtattGGGGTACAATAGctgccaacatttattgaatgtttattgTGTACCAAACACTCTATTTAGTGCTTTAAATTATTCCCAATTTATAGACGATCACATCATTTTGCTCTGTGCTATCAGAGAACTCCAGAGCTCAAAGCAAAGAACCAATTTAGCAAATAAACACCTCATCTCAGTGTCCCCAAGCatggatttctttgggtttataATGTTTGAGGTTTACTGGGCTTTTTGAATCTACATGCTTATgtcttttgccagactgggggaATTTTCAGccatcatttcttcttcttcttcctcttcttctgcttttttctttttcttttcttttctctcttttttttttttttttgcaatccactctcttctccttctgagatTCTGTAACACAAACATTAGAACTTTCGATTTTGTCCCACATATCCctaaggttattttttttttcatttaaaaaaaattttccataaGTTAAAATTAGCATTTTCACAAATACTAGCAGTCACTAAATattaacagcaaaacaaaaaaatcatgattAATGAAGAAGttgaatgttttattattaaactCTCTTGATTTCCCACAAGGCTGCTGCTTCACTGTATAAAAACAGCACCAGCAAACTTAGTATACTGCTAAACTGAGATAGTTTTGTTCGTCATCTGACACTAACAAAAATTTATCTCCACTGCCAATTATTTCCAATGGAAAGTTCATTAAGTATTTTGATCCAAATACAGAGACTGATGTAAGAAAGTTACATAATTTTGACAACTAGATTTCACCACAGATGATCTTAGGAATTCTGAATATTATACTTGTAACCTATCTTAAAAATCATAGGGTGTTGTACAAAAGGTGCAAATTGTGTTTATCTTCAACCATTAGAAAGTTAATGGGCATTTTCTTCCAATAGCATTGTCATAGTTTGTTTTTCCATGGTATGactaaaaattgttattttaaaaattctattcacCACTAATTTGAGATAACTATGCTAGATTAAGTTGTTTCATACTACTTTATTTAGGGGGAGTTCCATTTTTCACTCCTCAgtagattttatatatttctcatatGCTTCTTCCCTCACTAGTTCATCTAGTTCTGAAGGGTCACTCAATGTCATCTTGATCAACCATCTTCATAAAGATTTGTTGACAAATCCTGGATTTTCTGCAAGAGCTTCATTAATTTCAGTTACTTCTCCTGTTAGAGGAGAGAAAAGTTCACTAGCAGCTTTCACACTTTCCAAAGCACCAAACTCACCTTGTTTGTTCAATTTTGTCCCGACTTCAGGCAGACTACAGTAAACAACATCTCCCAAAGCTTCCTGTGCAAAATTGCTGATTCCCACTGTTCCAATACCATTTTCTATTGAGCAGATTGGGGCTGGTGTGCAGCGTCCGGACGACGCCAACCCTTAGGCCCCAGGGCCGCCATCCCTAAGGTTCTTTTTACTTATCcaagtatttttctttccactgttCATATTATATAATTTCTAATGATCTATCTTCAAATGCACTGactttccttcattttcatgCACTGTTGAGTCCAaccaatgtatattttattttgagtattgtatttttctagtgGTTCAGTGATACTTCAAAATAAGGGTCTTCTTCCCTCACCTACTAACATCTGCATTTTAGAGTTCTTCAGTAGCTGCCCCATGCATTCAGTCCAGGCTCTGTAGCTCTGCTCAATGGGAGAGTCAGGGGAAGGAGGGACGGTTGATCTCTCATACTTGGAACCAGAAGATATCACTATCAGTAAAAATCCCCTACATTGCAACAGGTTATATCAATCAAGGTTCCGGTAAGAAATGGTGGCACATTAAAGTCGGGTAAATGGAGTAGAGACCACATAAAGGACTACTGCAGACATGGGAGTCATGTAGGGAAATCCCAAAGGACAGTGTAATATCCAGGGACAGGGGAGGCACCTCCACCCACAGGACTGAAGGGAGAAGACAGGGCACTTTCCAGACCCTGGATACATAGAGGCTGTCACCTTCAGCTGAGGAATGAAATTCACTAGTGTCAACATTACAGGAGGAATAACTGGTCCAATCCCTTCCcatcactccctctgagctctgtcCGGTACTCCCAATTGACTATACCCAACAAAAGCCAAAATACAGTTAACATAGGCAGGCTTCCCAGGATGGAGGTCAGGCAGAAGGGTGGAGGAAACTAGAGGAGCAAATGGAAAGTGTCCAGATGAGTATGCTATGATAGgcaagagaaaagatgaaattacACATAGTCTTTTCATCAGTTCATCCATTTACTTATTCAACTAGTATTTGTTGAAGGTACATACATGTTAGAGTTCTGACTTGGATACCGTGGATCTAGGTTTAGCTTACTAATAAAAGGTTAGATTATTCTACTGTGGTTAATAGAGACAGAGCAAGTCCATTTTGCCATTAGATCATGTTGCCAGGTTTGATTCTTCCAGGAAATAAACATGAT contains the following coding sequences:
- the DHRS9 gene encoding dehydrogenase/reductase SDR family member 9; this encodes MLFWVLALLIFCGFLWNYTRQLKIADITDKYIFITGCDKGFGNLAAKTFDQKGFRVIAACLTESGATALKAETSKRLHTVLLDVTDPEKVKQTAQWVKHQVGEKGLWGLINNAGVLGVLAPTDWLTVEHYREPVEVNLFGLINVTLNMLPLVKKARGRVINVSSIGGRLAFGGGGYTPSKYAVEGFNDCLRRDMKAFGVHVSCIEPGWFKTELADPVKTAEKKLAIWKHLSPDIKQQYGEGYIEKSLDKLKGSTSFGNADLSLVVECMDHALTSLFPKTRYPVGKDAKAFWIPLSHMPAVLQDFLLLKQKVELANPKAV